The window CCTGTTCACGCCGTGGTTCCTGATTCTGGCCGCGCTGTACTGGCTGTACCCGCGGCAGCCACGCAACGCCGCGCGCCTGCGCTTCGACGCGATCGCCCTGCTGCTGGCCTTTGCGGGTTGCCTGGCCAGCCTCTACTGGAGCTTCGGCATCGCCGATCGCAGTTACGGACAGCTGTGGCCGCAGATCCTGGCGACCTCGGTGGGTTACGGCGTGTTCCTGGCAGTACTCACGGCGGCGTTCTACCTGCGCCGCAGGATGCTGGCGACGGGCTGATCAGTCCCGCGATGTGGCGCGGAGCCCGCTCTTGTGGGAGGGGGTTCAGCCCCGACAGAGGAAGGCATCGGGGCTGAAGCCCCTCCCACATAAGCCTCGCCTGGCCCAAGACAGTTGCTTCTAGAGGGTCAGTCCCAATCGTTCCAGGCGACGCCGCGCTCCGGGAACTTCGTCCGCACGATGCAGAAGCGTTGCCCGGTCGGCGCTTCCATCACCCACCAGCGCTTCACGAAGGCGATTTTCTTCGCGCCGAGCGCTTCGAGGCGATCCGCCTCTGCGTTCACGTCATCGGCTTCGATGTCGAGGTGCACTCGAGAGGGATGCGCGACCTTCTGCACTTCGATGTGCAGGTCGCCCGGCGTGTCGCCGAGCATCTGGTATTCGGCATCGCCATCGCCGGCGT of the Thermomonas carbonis genome contains:
- a CDS encoding VOC family protein — protein: MPHRSRLSGFIIDCNTDDLDAATDFWAQALGCSIADRDAGDGDAEYQMLGDTPGDLHIEVQKVAHPSRVHLDIEADDVNAEADRLEALGAKKIAFVKRWWVMEAPTGQRFCIVRTKFPERGVAWNDWD